A genomic segment from Gadus morhua chromosome 4, gadMor3.0, whole genome shotgun sequence encodes:
- the coa6 gene encoding cytochrome c oxidase assembly factor 6 homolog has translation MTAPNSAERKACWGARDDLWKCLDEHKDQTGPCENFQKQFEASCPAQWVKYFAKRRDFLKYKDKMQTEGFTPAEGPKQKS, from the exons ATGACCGCTCCCAACTCGGCAGAGAGGAAGGCGTGCTGGGGTGCCAGAGATGATCTCTGGAAGTGTCTGGACGAACACAAGGACCAGACTGGTCCCTGCGAGAACTTCCAGAAGCAGTTCGAGGCCAGCTGTCCTGCTCAATGG GTGAAATACTTTGCCAAAAGAAGAGACTTTCTGAAGTACAAGGATAAGATGCAAACTGAGGGTTTCACGCCGGCAGAAGGTCCGAAACAGAAGTCCTAG
- the LOC115542853 gene encoding uncharacterized protein LOC115542853: MPTDSNCGAGGESVKQQQGPRGNLQDIRLNRPILADQTNVLTSGSFVPIEANVIQRPSGTNRLAKKKNLKRSAGIGGAIPCSPQAIEQLQIPYKKARKDATHGGLAPENFTHVIQAVINPQIAPHGAAWTDSNHQVIADVEVRVSAAPTETVAVQPDGTIQHVYGDPQCAPPAGLTVNDWPGLDDILDASWNSSLLEHSDFTPALWVDSPATSVEATTSAEPVQHHQPAGPASGSLHAIQAPICDSPCIVSPIAHEVAVLRLPAGPAIADGEYWAVPQDAKWRKEFADKLAVLTATVAVNSSAIDRQIKRGDSRYQALEEQTKQSFSAIRLENARDRMIAKSPNTETSNGLAIVDLQRKHFAAAVAVRGNTQGIAKISSVEALRASKTARKLWLMESTCKANLDAYRALCTEMSVMSDTVAKLSLNAII, from the exons atgccgactgact CGAATTGCGGTGCCGGAGGCGAGAGcgtgaaacagcagcagggtccacgtggaa ATTTGCAGGATATTCGGCTCAACAGACCGATTCtagcagaccagactaatgtgctgacaagcggtagttttg TACCTATCGAGGCCAATGTCATTCAGCGCCCCTCCGGAACAAATCGACTGGCCAAGAAGAAGAATTTGAAAAGATCGGCGGGAATAGGCGGGGCTATACCCTGCTCACCGCAGGCCATAGAACAGCTacaaattccttataaaaaggcccGCAAGGACGCCACCCACGGCGGTCTAGCTCCGGAGAATTTTACCCATGTTATTCAGGCCGTTATAAATCCGCAAATCGCGCCACATGGAGCGGCATGGACTGATTCCAACCACCAAGTGATTGCGGACGTGGAGGTGCGTGTGTCGGCGGCGCCTACAGAGACAGTCGCCGTGCAACCGGATGGGACTATACAACACG TCTATGGAGATCCCCAGTGTGCGCCACCAGCAGGGCTGACCGTCAATGATTGGCCTGGTCTTGACGACATCCTGGACGCGTCCTGGAATTCATCGCTGCTGGAACATAGCGACTTCACTCCAGCTCTGTGGGTCGACTCTCCAGCTACATCCGTAGAGGCTACCACCAGTGCAgagcctgtacaacaccaccagcctgcaGGCCCTGCATCTGGATCCCTACACGCCATTCAAGCCCCTATCTGCGACTCTCCGTGTATCGTGAGTCCCATCGCTCATGAGGTAGCGGTGCTGCGGCTACCAGCCGGTCCCGCAATTGCTGATGGTGAATACTGGGCTGTGCCGCAAGATGCTAAATGGCGTAAAGaatttgctgataaattagccgtGTTAACTGCAACGGTGGCTGTAAACTCCTCAGCCATTGATCGTCAGATTAAACGTGGTGACAGTAGATATCAGGCTCTCGAAGAGCAGACGAAGCAGTCCTTCAGCGCTATCAGGCTCGAAAATGCGCGTGATCGGATGATTGCTAAATCCCCAAACACTGAAACCAGTAATGGACTTGCAATTGTGGACCTTCAACGTAAGCATTTTGCGGCCGCGGTAGCTGTGCGAGGCAACACGCAGGGCATAGCGAAAATTAGCTCAGTAGAGGCGTTAAGAGCTTCTAAAACCGCTCGAAAATTATGGTTAATGGAATCTACTTGCAAAGCTAACCTGGATGCCTATAGGGCATTGTGTACCGAGATGTCTGTGATGAGTGACACAGTAGCAAAGCTCTCGTTGAatgctattatttga